The Clostridium septicum genome contains a region encoding:
- the hydG gene encoding [FeFe] hydrogenase H-cluster radical SAM maturase HydG produces MFIDHEYIERILEEAKSATKDDIQNVLERAKERKGLSHEDIAILLQADDENLKEMYKIAGDIKNSIYGKRVVIFAPLYVSNYCVNNCVYCGYQHCNEFERRRLTQEEVKEEVRILEKMGHKRLALELGEDPVNAPIEYVLECLDTIYKTQNSNGEIRRVNVNIAATTVENYKKLKKANIGTYILFQETYHKPTYEKMHPKSIKGDYTYHLTAFDRAMEAGIDDVGGGVLFGLSDPKFEVLALMIHNEHLEEKFGVGFHTVSFPRLKKAKGMDLESFPNLLDDNMFKRIVAITRIAIPFTGIIMSTRETEEMRRELLKYGVSQVSAGSSTGVGGYKEREEGREVLQFKTSDERTPLEVLKALLDDGYIPSYCTACYRKGRTGERFMKLAKSGNIQYVCEPNAMMTLMEFALDYGDKEILEKSEKLVRNEIKNIKRDDIRELVKNNIEKLKKGERDLYL; encoded by the coding sequence ATGTTTATAGATCATGAATATATAGAAAGAATTTTAGAAGAAGCTAAATCAGCTACTAAAGATGATATACAAAATGTTTTAGAAAGAGCTAAAGAGAGAAAAGGATTATCACATGAAGATATTGCTATTTTACTTCAAGCAGATGATGAAAATTTAAAGGAAATGTACAAAATAGCTGGAGATATAAAAAATTCAATATATGGAAAGAGAGTTGTTATTTTCGCTCCACTATATGTTAGTAATTACTGTGTAAATAATTGTGTTTATTGTGGATATCAACACTGTAATGAATTTGAGAGAAGAAGATTAACTCAAGAGGAAGTTAAAGAAGAAGTAAGAATACTAGAAAAAATGGGACATAAGAGATTAGCTTTAGAGCTTGGAGAAGATCCAGTTAATGCACCAATAGAATATGTTTTAGAGTGTTTAGACACTATATATAAAACTCAAAATAGTAATGGAGAAATAAGAAGAGTTAATGTAAATATAGCTGCCACAACAGTTGAAAATTATAAAAAATTAAAGAAGGCTAACATAGGAACATATATATTATTCCAAGAAACATATCATAAGCCTACTTATGAAAAAATGCATCCAAAATCAATAAAAGGGGATTACACTTATCATTTAACTGCATTTGATAGAGCAATGGAAGCTGGAATAGATGATGTTGGTGGAGGAGTATTATTTGGTCTTTCAGATCCAAAGTTTGAGGTTTTAGCTTTAATGATTCATAATGAACATTTAGAAGAAAAATTTGGAGTTGGATTCCATACAGTTTCTTTCCCAAGATTAAAAAAAGCAAAAGGAATGGATTTAGAAAGTTTTCCTAATTTATTAGATGATAATATGTTTAAAAGAATAGTAGCAATTACAAGAATAGCAATACCATTTACAGGTATAATAATGTCTACTAGAGAAACAGAAGAAATGAGAAGAGAATTATTAAAGTATGGAGTTTCACAAGTAAGTGCAGGTTCAAGTACAGGTGTTGGTGGATATAAAGAAAGAGAAGAAGGTAGAGAAGTACTACAATTTAAAACATCAGATGAAAGAACACCTCTAGAAGTTTTAAAAGCACTTTTAGATGATGGATATATTCCGAGTTACTGTACTGCTTGCTATAGAAAAGGAAGAACTGGTGAAAGATTTATGAAACTAGCTAAATCAGGAAATATACAATATGTATGTGAACCTAATGCCATGATGACATTAATGGAATTTGCTTTAGATTATGGTGATAAAGAAATATTAGAAAAATCAGAGAAGCTTGTTAGAAATGAAATAAAAAATATAAAAAGAGATGATATTAGGGAGCTTGTAAAAAATAATATAGAAAAACTAAAAAAAGGTGAAAGAGACCTTTATTTATAG
- the hydF gene encoding [FeFe] hydrogenase H-cluster maturation GTPase HydF gives MNNTPNSNRKHIAIYGKTNSGKSSLMNKLLGQEISLVSELEGTTTDPVSKAMELIPVGPVLFIDTAGLNDTTILGEMRVKRTLEILMRTDLALYIMDSNDLDFNSYKDMKLKFKKYNIPYITVINKIDTLSYEKLEEIKSNFEEAVFISTCENQGVEGLKELLIKKLQDDEREIPILGDLVPYNGKVILVVPIDSETPKGRIILPQVQCIRDCLDHGIKSYVVRDTELESALKDIKDVDLVITDSQIFKKVDRIVPKNIKLTSFSILFARHKGDINAFVEGASKVRNLKKNSKILISESCSHNISHEDIGRVKIPKMLNNYIGADLNYEYRVGHDFPENIEEYDLIIHCGACMINRKTVLNRVDLCKEKGIPITNYGVLIAYLTGILDRTIVVLEDSKKNLD, from the coding sequence ATGAATAATACTCCAAATTCTAATAGAAAACATATAGCTATATATGGAAAAACTAACTCAGGAAAATCTTCTTTAATGAATAAGCTTTTAGGACAAGAAATATCTTTAGTTTCAGAATTAGAGGGAACAACTACAGATCCAGTATCAAAAGCAATGGAACTTATTCCAGTAGGTCCAGTATTATTTATAGATACAGCAGGACTTAATGATACTACTATTCTTGGAGAAATGAGAGTAAAAAGGACTCTTGAGATTTTAATGAGAACAGACTTAGCTTTATATATAATGGATAGCAACGATTTAGATTTTAATTCATACAAAGACATGAAACTAAAATTTAAAAAATATAATATTCCTTATATAACAGTTATAAATAAAATAGATACATTAAGTTATGAAAAGTTAGAAGAAATAAAATCAAATTTTGAAGAAGCAGTTTTTATTTCAACATGTGAAAATCAAGGGGTTGAAGGGTTAAAGGAATTACTTATAAAAAAGCTACAAGATGATGAAAGGGAAATACCTATTTTAGGGGATTTAGTACCTTATAATGGAAAGGTAATATTAGTTGTCCCAATAGATTCAGAAACTCCAAAAGGTAGAATAATTCTCCCTCAAGTACAATGTATAAGGGACTGTCTAGATCATGGAATAAAAAGCTATGTTGTAAGAGATACAGAGTTAGAATCTGCTTTAAAAGATATTAAAGATGTAGATTTAGTTATAACTGACTCTCAGATTTTTAAGAAGGTAGATAGAATTGTACCAAAGAATATAAAGCTTACAAGTTTTTCTATATTATTTGCTAGACATAAAGGTGATATTAATGCCTTTGTAGAAGGAGCAAGTAAAGTTCGAAATTTAAAAAAGAATTCTAAAATACTTATATCTGAAAGTTGTTCTCATAATATATCTCATGAGGATATAGGAAGAGTAAAAATACCTAAAATGTTAAACAATTATATAGGTGCTGACCTTAATTATGAATATAGAGTAGGGCATGACTTTCCAGAAAACATAGAAGAATATGATTTGATAATTCATTGTGGAGCTTGTATGATAAATAGGAAAACTGTATTAAATAGAGTGGATTTATGTAAAGAAAAAGGTATTCCTATAACAAACTATGGAGTTTTAATAGCATACTTAACTGGAATTCTTGATAGAACTATAGTAGTTTTAGAAGATAGTAAGAAGAATTTAGATTAG
- a CDS encoding undecaprenyl diphosphate synthase family protein, with amino-acid sequence MRVPKHIGIIPDGNRRFAVSKGLTKDKGYSLGIDPGLILFKLCQKEGIDEITYYGFTTDNTKRPSDQKEAFIDACIKAVNLLTHEDCEILVIGNTESHVFPKELSEFTTRKTFGKGGTKVNFLINYGWEWDLNSLKSADIKKRNITRNLKSNDISRIDLIIRWGGRRRLSGFLPVQSVYSDFYVVDDLWPDFKPQHFYDALDWYNKQDITLGG; translated from the coding sequence ATGAGAGTACCTAAACATATAGGAATTATTCCAGATGGTAATAGACGATTTGCAGTGTCTAAAGGTCTAACTAAAGATAAGGGGTATTCCTTAGGCATAGATCCTGGATTAATTTTATTTAAACTTTGTCAAAAAGAAGGAATAGATGAAATAACTTATTATGGCTTTACAACAGATAATACAAAAAGGCCATCTGATCAAAAAGAAGCCTTTATTGATGCTTGTATAAAAGCTGTAAATCTTTTAACTCATGAAGACTGTGAAATATTAGTAATTGGAAATACCGAATCTCATGTTTTCCCAAAAGAACTATCTGAATTTACTACTAGAAAAACATTTGGCAAAGGTGGAACTAAAGTTAATTTTTTAATTAACTATGGATGGGAATGGGACTTAAACTCTCTAAAATCTGCTGATATTAAGAAAAGGAATATTACTAGAAATTTAAAATCAAACGATATATCTCGTATAGACTTAATTATACGATGGGGCGGTAGGAGAAGACTTAGTGGATTTTTACCTGTCCAATCAGTATACTCTGACTTTTATGTAGTTGATGATTTATGGCCTGATTTTAAACCGCAGCATTTTTATGATGCATTAGATTGGTATAATAAACAAGATATAACCCTTGGAGGTTAA
- a CDS encoding TM1266 family iron-only hydrogenase system putative regulator codes for MKKIAVISAILENPSKCQQEFNEVVATFRGSIRGRMGIPFEEGVSVISITVVGELNDINSLTGKLGNIQGVTVKTAISKIEI; via the coding sequence ATTAAGAAGATAGCTGTAATAAGTGCAATTTTAGAAAATCCTTCAAAGTGTCAACAAGAGTTTAACGAAGTTGTAGCAACCTTTAGAGGAAGTATAAGAGGCAGAATGGGAATACCTTTTGAAGAAGGAGTTTCTGTTATTTCAATAACTGTAGTTGGAGAACTAAATGATATTAATAGCCTTACAGGAAAGCTTGGTAATATACAAGGAGTTACAGTAAAAACTGCTATATCGAAAATAGAAATTTAA
- a CDS encoding secondary thiamine-phosphate synthase enzyme YjbQ, translated as MANLYKHTISISNTQAMIDITNIIKEDLNKSNVTNGIMVVYCPHTTAGITINENADPDVTRDMIYGFEKVYPTMDSKYRHFEGNSHAHLKSSTVGTSQNLIINNGNLILGTWQDIYFCEFDGPRNRTFYVKIIEG; from the coding sequence ATGGCTAATTTATATAAACATACTATATCAATTTCTAATACTCAAGCTATGATTGATATTACAAATATTATTAAAGAGGATTTAAATAAAAGTAATGTAACTAATGGTATTATGGTTGTTTATTGTCCACATACTACTGCCGGTATAACTATTAATGAAAATGCTGATCCCGATGTTACTAGAGATATGATTTATGGTTTTGAAAAAGTATATCCAACTATGGATTCTAAATATCGTCATTTTGAAGGAAACTCTCATGCTCATTTAAAATCCTCTACTGTTGGTACATCCCAAAATCTAATTATAAATAATGGGAATTTAATTTTAGGTACTTGGCAAGACATATATTTTTGTGAATTCGATGGACCTAGAAATAGAACATTTTACGTAAAAATAATAGAAGGATAA
- the ade gene encoding adenine deaminase yields the protein MNKRCFIQQIKAASKSTLCDLVIKNITVIDVFQNDSFISDVGIKDGFFVGLGNYEGLETIDGTGKFICPGLIDAHAHIESSLITPNEYYKTALLHGITSMITDPHEIANVLGIKGIELMINLSENIPFDFYFMLPSCVPATSFESSGAILEKDDLSPLYNSHKVLGLAEVMNFPAVLNCDEKMIDKIWDAKSKGLIIDGHAAGFNETHLNAYATANILTDHECHNANEVINRLRRGMYVLIREGTVAKNLKELIKAASISNSRRICLCTDDKHIDDLIINGSIDNSIKMIINYGLKPETAIQMSTLNTSECYNLKHKGAIAPGYIADFLILDDLNNFKINSVYKNGNLVVKDNKLVNIYDSKDPKLDFKNSINLPSISKENFKITTKNKSFLNVIEIIPNKLESNHLKINIDNLKLKEEFHSNVTLDLLKVAVIERHNATSNIGLGIIKGLNIKEGAIATTIAHDSHNMIVCGCNDDDMLFAIEELKKLNGGIIVVKNRKVLASIQLEIGGLITSRKSEEVVKDLNNLHTSINTIAPTIDFNPFLTLSFLSLPVIPSLKITDKGLFDVTKFKFINIAE from the coding sequence ATGAACAAAAGATGTTTTATTCAGCAAATTAAAGCTGCTTCTAAATCAACTTTATGTGATTTAGTTATTAAAAATATTACTGTTATAGATGTATTTCAAAATGATTCTTTCATTAGCGATGTAGGTATTAAAGATGGTTTCTTTGTTGGTCTTGGTAATTATGAAGGTTTAGAAACTATTGATGGTACTGGTAAATTCATATGTCCTGGGCTTATTGATGCTCATGCTCATATAGAGTCTTCTTTAATTACTCCAAATGAGTATTATAAAACTGCACTTCTTCATGGAATAACCTCAATGATTACAGATCCTCATGAAATAGCAAATGTTCTAGGAATTAAAGGAATAGAATTAATGATTAATTTAAGTGAAAATATACCATTTGATTTTTACTTTATGCTTCCTTCCTGTGTTCCTGCAACTTCATTTGAAAGTTCTGGAGCAATATTAGAAAAGGATGATTTATCCCCTCTTTATAATAGCCATAAAGTTTTAGGATTAGCTGAAGTTATGAATTTTCCTGCAGTATTAAACTGTGATGAAAAAATGATAGATAAAATATGGGATGCTAAAAGTAAAGGCTTAATTATAGATGGACATGCTGCTGGTTTCAATGAAACCCATTTAAACGCTTATGCTACAGCTAATATATTAACAGATCATGAATGTCATAATGCTAATGAAGTTATAAATAGACTAAGACGTGGAATGTATGTATTAATAAGAGAAGGAACTGTAGCTAAAAATTTAAAAGAACTAATTAAGGCTGCATCAATATCAAATAGTAGACGTATTTGTTTATGTACAGATGATAAACATATAGATGATTTAATTATCAATGGAAGTATTGATAACTCTATTAAGATGATTATTAATTATGGTTTAAAACCTGAAACCGCAATTCAAATGTCCACTTTAAATACTTCTGAATGTTATAATTTAAAACATAAAGGTGCTATTGCTCCAGGATATATTGCAGACTTTTTAATATTAGATGACTTAAATAACTTTAAAATAAATTCCGTTTATAAAAATGGAAATCTTGTTGTTAAGGATAATAAACTTGTAAACATATATGATAGTAAAGATCCTAAATTAGATTTTAAAAATAGTATTAATCTTCCTTCTATATCAAAAGAAAACTTTAAAATCACTACTAAAAATAAATCTTTTTTAAATGTTATTGAAATAATACCAAATAAATTAGAAAGCAATCATTTAAAAATAAATATTGATAATCTTAAATTAAAAGAAGAATTTCATTCTAATGTAACTTTAGATCTTTTAAAAGTTGCTGTAATTGAAAGACATAATGCAACTTCTAACATAGGTCTAGGAATTATAAAAGGCTTAAATATTAAAGAAGGTGCTATTGCTACAACTATTGCCCATGATTCCCATAATATGATAGTTTGTGGTTGCAATGATGATGATATGCTATTTGCTATTGAAGAGTTGAAAAAATTAAATGGTGGAATAATAGTTGTAAAAAATAGAAAAGTTTTAGCATCTATTCAATTAGAAATAGGAGGTCTAATAACTTCTAGAAAGTCAGAAGAGGTTGTTAAGGATTTAAATAATTTACATACATCAATTAATACAATTGCTCCAACTATAGACTTTAATCCTTTTTTAACCCTTTCTTTTTTATCATTACCTGTAATACCTTCATTGAAAATTACAGATAAGGGACTTTTTGATGTAACTAAATTTAAATTTATAAATATAGCTGAATAA
- the hydE gene encoding [FeFe] hydrogenase H-cluster radical SAM maturase HydE, whose product MGVINIKVKLIIDKIYKENNATRDELLFLLNNLNDKDKEYLIEKAHETRMRTYGDKVYMRGLIEFTNFCKKDCIYCGIRRSNKKADRYRLTYEDIMECADIGDKLGYKTYVLQGGEDAYFTDEKMIEIIKGIKEKYPNNAITLSLGERSYESYKKMFEAGADRYLLRHETATKELYESLHPGASFENRRKCLKDLKKIGYQIGAGFMVEIPNQTNEDLVNDLIFVKELEPHMCGIGPFIPHKDTPLKNEVAGTVEKTTTMLALIRLLLPNVLLPSTTALGSIDPNGREKGIKAGGNVVMPNLSPTRVREKYSLYDGKICTGDEAAECRMCIEGRIKKAGFRVEVTRGDNILWAKSNNVNKGTGNKVKVENIRINNL is encoded by the coding sequence ATGGGAGTGATTAATATTAAGGTAAAATTAATAATTGATAAGATTTATAAAGAAAATAATGCAACAAGAGACGAACTTTTATTTTTATTAAATAATTTAAATGATAAAGATAAGGAATATCTTATAGAAAAGGCTCATGAAACTAGAATGAGGACATATGGAGATAAAGTTTACATGAGGGGACTTATTGAGTTTACAAACTTTTGTAAAAAAGATTGTATATATTGTGGAATTAGAAGAAGCAATAAAAAAGCAGATAGATATAGACTAACATATGAAGACATAATGGAATGTGCTGACATTGGGGATAAATTAGGTTATAAAACTTATGTACTTCAAGGTGGAGAAGATGCTTATTTTACTGACGAGAAGATGATAGAAATTATAAAAGGAATAAAAGAAAAATATCCTAATAATGCAATAACATTATCTTTAGGAGAGAGAAGTTATGAATCTTATAAGAAAATGTTTGAAGCAGGAGCCGATAGATATCTTTTAAGACATGAAACTGCAACAAAAGAGCTTTATGAATCTTTACATCCAGGAGCTAGCTTTGAAAATAGAAGAAAGTGCTTAAAAGATTTAAAGAAAATAGGGTATCAAATTGGTGCTGGATTTATGGTTGAAATACCAAACCAAACTAATGAAGATTTAGTTAATGATTTGATATTTGTTAAGGAATTAGAACCACATATGTGTGGAATAGGACCATTTATTCCTCATAAAGATACTCCGCTTAAAAATGAAGTTGCAGGAACAGTAGAGAAAACTACTACAATGTTAGCTTTAATAAGATTATTACTTCCTAATGTTTTATTACCTTCAACTACTGCTCTTGGAAGTATTGATCCTAATGGTAGAGAAAAAGGAATAAAGGCAGGAGGAAATGTTGTAATGCCTAACTTATCACCAACAAGAGTTAGAGAAAAATATTCATTGTATGATGGAAAGATATGTACTGGTGATGAGGCTGCAGAATGTAGAATGTGTATAGAAGGAAGAATAAAAAAAGCTGGATTTAGAGTAGAGGTAACAAGGGGAGATAATATACTTTGGGCTAAATCTAATAATGTAAATAAAGGGACTGGAAATAAAGTTAAAGTTGAGAATATAAGAATTAATAATTTATAA